DNA from Rosa rugosa chromosome 6, drRosRugo1.1, whole genome shotgun sequence:
CTGCTACAATGATATATAATTTTAGGAGGAGACAGCTTTCCGCTTGGTGGAGTCATATCTGCGGACATCTGAGTACCGGCCTATCAATGTCTTTGTCAATTTCTATTCAGGTATGTCAATTTGATTTCTATTTAAATTGGACATGGTAGCCAATTGATCATTTAAGTAAATCATTTAAAGCTCTTGATGGTGTAGCAAAGCAGAAGCTATAATTTGATAAGATGCAAGTGTATTCTCATTTTCTTTAATCAGTAATGACTATTAACACTACTAGGAGCTAATAAATATTACAAGGACAAGTTGGCTATGTCGGGTGCAGGAGGGTTCTAGATGCTCTGTAATTAAGGTTATTATCTCAAAATTTTGTTGGAATTTTATTCgatttttgtttgtctttgtgATTTTCTCCTTTCAGATCCTGAATTTAAATTTAAGGTCCCCAGGACAAACTTCTTTCCTCAGCCTAATGTAAGTAATTTATCTCACATAACATGTGTGATTTAACAGTGCTAGTAATACACTTGTTCCTTTTTTGGAATGAGTTGATAACATAACCGCACAATTTTATTGAATCTTTTAAACAGAATACTGCCAAAACTGGAGTACCAAATATGGAAATTGACCTGATTTATCTTATGCTTCAGGTTGATGCTGCTGTTGTTAAGTTTAGGCTGAAGCAACCTACACAGTATCCCCCAGTTTCCTCTACTAAAAGCTTCTTCTCAATGGTGGTTTCCTATCTCCAGATGCTAATATATAATTTTCAGAATATATTGCTTAGAGAGTCCTGTCAGGAATATCGAACCTTTGAAATTTCTTAGACACGGCAGTCGGATTTATGGTTTCAATAGTCATTCTAGTTAGAACAGCAATATCATTTCACTCTCCAACAGGTCACAAGTTAGGATAGGGTATTTCCCTTTTGTAGATTTTTTTGTTGCCAGCAAGATCAACTGGACATTGCTTCTTTTTGTGAAGTTTTCCTTTACTCACTAGAGTGCTTAACCTGTTGTATATTGACGCAGGTCAATTCAGCTTTTAATGGGAAACGCAAAATGTTGCGGAAATCACTTCAGCACATATGCACGCCCTCGGAGATTGAAAGTGCTTTGGAAAATGTTGGTCGACCTGCCACGGTACTGCTTAGCAATATGTGCAAAAAGCGTTCGTAATCCCATGGATCCTGGAATCTGTTCTGCTACTTAATTTTTATGATTGTCTTGCAGTCAAGACCAGAAGAGCTAACCACGGATGATTTTGTGAAGTTGCATAATTTGATTGTGAAGGAGTAGCTATTTGTGCTTTCCCTGGAAGACCTGTGGTATCAAATGCAAGCTAGCCAGTTCCCCAGATACTGCATATTTCGAAGAGTGAACGCAACAGTATACAAGGCAAGCTGGACAAATTCCATTATTCTGCTGATGGAACGGGCAAATGGGAAAAGAAATGGATCGTTAGCAGACTTGTTCTGCAAAACTGGTTTTCAGGGGCCCTATCAGTACTACTTAAGCAGAATCATCAGTTCTTTAGTCCCTAAACCATGTTCATAGTCGAAATAGTGATCATGATTCGTGTATTGTATTGTATAAATGTTTCTCATATTAAGACTGAGAGACACATTTGTATCCCATTTTTAAGATATACCAAATTGTATATTGTAGTGGACATGAAACTGTGTTTGTTGTAAGAATCAGTAAGAGGATCAATACCAATTGAAGTCGCAGAACAATTTTCTCATTCAACATGCTATTGATATTCGCCTACAATCTACATAATCATTCAAGTTCACAATGCTAAGCATTTATATTCCAGGAAGCTACTCATagaagacaaaccaaatcatttCTTGTAAGCTCATCATCCAAATGCAACACACCTCCTCTGTTTTCCCCTGTTTCTGCTCTgcttcattttcaatttttcacaaaTGAAACTGGTACACAAGCTCCAATGCCCTCGACCTGGTTTCATGAGGATCAAAACCCACCACATTCCCCACAAGCCCATCACCATTGAGCCGCCTCTCCTCCGCCACAGCCGCCGCAGACGGCGAAAGCTGCCTCTTCCTCCCCCTCTTATTCTTAATAAAGCAGCTCCTCATCTGCTCCTCCACCCTCTCAATTGTGCTCTTGGAATTCTCCTCATCGCCGCCGAAGTCCATCGGATCATTACCGGTGGCGGAGGAGAGGGAGTTCTCGGCGGCGGGAGGCGGCTGGGGGATGTGGGTTGTGGAGAGGAAGGTGGAGAGGTGGTGGTGGGCTTGGTGGAGGGAGGAGTGGATGTGGAGGAGGTGAGTTGGGTCGGAGGTGGAAGGGAGCTGCTTGGCCATGAGGGTGGCTTGTTCAAGGGAGAGAATAAGGTTTGATAGTGGTGGTagtgacggcggcggcggcggcggttcTGACTCCGCCTCATCCATGGAGTCCATTCAAGTCTCAATAGAATCGACTTCAGTGAAGGTGAAAGAGACGAAAAAAGTTGTTTGCTTTAGGGGGTTGGAGAGAATTGAGACTGAGAAAGGATCAAAGACTGCGT
Protein-coding regions in this window:
- the LOC133715040 gene encoding uncharacterized protein LOC133715040; amino-acid sequence: MDSMDEAESEPPPPPPSLPPLSNLILSLEQATLMAKQLPSTSDPTHLLHIHSSLHQAHHHLSTFLSTTHIPQPPPAAENSLSSATGNDPMDFGGDEENSKSTIERVEEQMRSCFIKNKRGRKRQLSPSAAAVAEERRLNGDGLVGNVVGFDPHETRSRALELVYQFHL